Proteins encoded by one window of Lathyrus oleraceus cultivar Zhongwan6 chromosome 1, CAAS_Psat_ZW6_1.0, whole genome shotgun sequence:
- the LOC127137272 gene encoding protein ALTERED PHOSPHATE STARVATION RESPONSE 1 → MGCSQSKLDDEESVQLCKDRKKFIKQAVEQRTRFATGHIAYVESMKRVSAALRDYIEGDEPREFSLDSVVTPSFTPVKKKTNPRIANGNGNGNGNGNGNGNGFVPISAKSFAPSPIEFGVGPNSFTPSPIEFGVGPNSTLRMNYLRPGGNPAVLVEERPPSPEIVRMETYAPMPQYGIDGYFAMQSSPPMNPSIFPYSPPNVRSNIPPPSPQNAQWDFFWNPFSSLDYYGYPNRSSHDQNGMDEEYRGLRQVREEEGIPELEEDETEHEDYVVKRNVVEERTRNDINPSKEEVVVEDLDDDDDDEDDDDEDDGDEEEEDEEVGTDDETEIETETEHDAKDSQQTHGNASFEVSKNQAAGHIESSHREMEIGKQEPKEEMAGFTVYVNRRPTSMAEVINDLEAQFKTVCNAANDVSVLLEAKKAQYLLTSNEHSASKLLNPVALFRSASSRSSSSRFLANSSTTREERCEGGKDISKEHCRLSGSHQSTLDKLNEWEKKLYEEVKCGERVRIAYEKKCKQLSNYEVKGEDPSADKTRAAIRDLDTQITVSIHSVEAISRRIETLRDEELHPQLLDLVQGLEKMWKVMAECHQTQKRTLDEAKILLAGTPSKSHSRRQQPSISMTDPNRLARSASILETELRNWRNTFESWITSQRSYIQALTGWLLRCVRSEPDDVSNLPPCSPQRLSNTHPLFGLIVQWSRRLDGVREKAVLDGMDFFAAGMGSLYAHQLRQDSRSSSYRTTTNQNGGNMEMVEVGHVEEDEVMAPEKLAEVAIKVLCAGMSVAISSLADFAYDSAEAYSEVVKQWEGVKGQKDNNSSENRT, encoded by the exons ATGGGATGTTCACAATCAAAGCTGGATGATGAAGAGTCAGTTCAGCTTTGTAAAGATAGGAAGAAGTTCATCAAACAAGCTGTTGAGCAAAGAACTCGGTTCGCCACCGGTCATATAGCTTATGTTGAATCTATGAAAAGGGTTTCGGCTGCTCTTCGTGATTATATTGAAGGTGACGAGCCTCGCGAGTTTTCGTTAGATTCGGTTGTTACGCCGTCTTTTACACCGGTGAAGAAGAAAACTAACCCTAGGATTGCCAATGGCAATGGCAATGGCAATGGTAATGGTAATGGGAATGGCAATGGCTTTGTTCCTATTTCGGCAAAATCTTTCGCGCCATCGCCGATTGAATTTGGAGTTGGACCGAATTCTTTTACACCATCGCCGATTGAATTTGGAGTTGGACCGAATTCTACTTTGAGAATGAATTATCTTAGGCCGGGTGGTAATCCGGCGGTTTTAGTTGAGGAAAGGCCTCCGTCACCTGAAATTGTCCGAATGGAAACGTATGCTCCAATGCCGCAGTATGGGATTGATGGTTATTTTGCAATGCAATCGTCACCACCAATGAATCCGTCAATTTTTCCTTATTCTCCTCCGAATGTTAGGTCTAATATACCTCCACCTTCGCCGCAAAATGCTCAATGGGATTTCTTTTGGAACCCTTTTTCCTCGTTGGATTACTATGGTTATCCGAACCGAAGTAGCCACGATCAAAACGGTATGGATGAGGAATATAGAGGACTTAGACAGGTTCGAGAAGAAGAGGGAATACCGGAACTTGAAGAAGATGAAACTGAACATGAAGATTATGTTGTGAAGAGAAATGTAGTAGAAGAAAGAACTAGAAATGATATAAACCCCTCCAAAGAAGAAGTCGTAGTTGAAGATCTCGATGACGATGACGATGATGAGGATGATGACGATGAGGATGACGGAGACGAGGAAGAGGAGGATGAAGAAGTGGGAACAGACGACGAAACTGAAATCGAAACCGAAACCGAGCACGATGCCAAAGATTCACAACAAACTCATGGAAATGCAAGCTTTGAAGTATCGAAAAATCAAGCTGCAGGTCATATTGAATCCAGCCATAGAGAAATGGAAATCGGTAAACAAGAACCTAAGGAAGAAATGGCAGGTTTTACGGTTTATGTAAACCGAAGACCAACAAGCATGGCGGAAGTGATCAATGATCTTGAAGCTCAATTCAAAACCGTGTGCAATGCAGCCAATGACGTCTCAGTTTTGTTAGAGGCGAAGAAAGCTCAGTATTTGCTAACATCTAATGAACATTCAG CATCGAAATTATTGAATCCGGTCGCTTTGTTCCGGTCAGCTTCTTCGCGCTCTTCTTCATCAAGATTTTTAGCGAATTCTTCAACCACTAGAGAGGAAAGATGCGAGGGCGGTAAGGATATCTCAAAGGAACATTGCAGGCTTTCTGGTAGTCATCAATCTACATTGGACAAGTTAAACGAATGGGAAAAGAAGCTCTACGAGGAAGTCAAG TGTGGAGAACGAGTCCGAATCGCGTATGAGAAAAAATGCAAGCAACTAAGCAACTATGAAGTAAAAGGAGAGGATCCTTCTGCAGATAAAACAAGAGCAGCCATTAGAGATCTAGACACTCAGATTACAGTTTCAATACACTCAGTTGAAGCTATTTCCCGGAGAATCGAAACTCTACGGGACGAAGAGTTACATCCTCAACTTCTCGATTTGGTACAAGG GCTTGAAAAGATGTGGAAAGTGATGGCCGAATGTCATCAAACGCAGAAGAGAACCTTAGACGAAGCCAAGATTCTTCTAGCTGGCACACCTTCTAAATCGCATTCCAGAAGACAACAGCCTTCCATCTCAATGACCGATCCAAATAGGCTCGCCCGATCAGCCTCGATTCTCGAAACCGAGTTACGAAACTGGCGAAACACCTTCGAGTCATGGATCACTTCTCAAAGATCCTACATTCAAGCACTAACCGGATGGCTTCTCCGGTGCGTGAGATCCGAACCCGACGACGTGTCAAACTTACCACCCTGCTCTCCTCAAAGACTAAGCAACACTCACCCGTTGTTCGGACTTATTGTTCAATGGTCAAGGCGTCTAGACGGAGTACGCGAAAAGGCAGTGCTTGACGGTATGGACTTCTTTGCAGCCGGGATGGGATCCCTCTATGCACATCAATTGAGGCAAGATTCGAGGTCGAGTTCATATAGAACAACAACGAATCAAAATGGTGGGAATATGGAAATGGTCGAAGTTGGTCATGTGGAAGAAGACGAGGTTATGGCTCCTGAAAAACTTGCTGAAGTTGCTATAAAAGTGCTTTGTGCTGGAATGTCTGTTGCTATAAGCTCATTAGCAGATTTTGCTTATGATTCTGCAGAGGCTTATAGTGAAGTTGTGAAGCAATGGGAGGGTGTGAAAGGCCAAAAGGATAATAATTCTAGTGAGAATAGAACATAG